CTTTTTGATCTCTTGCCCTATTGCGCCTTTTTCAAATATATCGGATGCTTTCACAGCGACATTTAAAAGCATGGTTTTCTCTTTTAACTTGGCACTGCGCGATAATATGACGGGATACAGTGTCCGAACGGAATCCGCTGGAAGAATAATCTCGGGTAGAATATAGTCTGCTCCTTCAACGGCTGTACTTCCTGAATCTGCTGCAAGCTGAAACTTCCGGTCTGTTTTCGCTGGAGCCCCCTGCACCCGGATTTTCAAAAATATCGTATCGCGCATCACCGAAGGAAGCCGTGAAGCAAAAGAATAGCTGGTGCTATCTGCTTCATACTGCCCGACATAAATACTAAGCGCATCTTTGCCTTCAAAAAACATAATCTCATCCTTCTTGCAACTGAAACATACCAGAATGAGTATTAGCGCTAACATTAAACTTCTCATAATTATTATTTGATCGTTAGATTTCTAGTGATAATATACATGACCGTATTAATAATTTGGGTTAAACTCAAGTTCATCCTTAGGAATTGGAAGTAAATAGTTTTTTGTACTAAAGCTTGTCATTCCAGCAGGCTTAAAAGGTATATCTGTAAAATTACGCCGCTTGTAGTAGTAGAATAACTGGCCTTCGGCATACATTTCCTTTTGATATTCCTTTGTGATCTCATTTTGGATAAAAGTACGGTCAAGATTTTCTGCTGTTAAGGGCAGTGCTGTCACGGTACGGGCCAAACGAACCTGATTGAGTTGACCTAAAGCCTCGTCTGCCGAGCTGGCCGTCTCAGCGATAATATACCGCATTTCACTGCAGCGTATTACGGGAAGCATATGGTCTAGCCGCAGGCTGTCAATGGAGGTGGATGAGGTCTGCCAGAATTTGGATGGAAATTTAAATCCTTGGCTATCCTCAAAAAGATTGAGCCATCTGATATCACTTTCGCCAACTGTCGACACTTCGTACAAGGTTTTAAAGTCTGCTTCAGGTCTGCTCAGACGGTCTGAGAAACTGCCATAAAAAGTAAAATATTGGTCGTATGCCCAGGTCTGAATATTCCTGTTTCGAACGGCAAAAATCAGCTCGCTTTTAAAGAGACGATCTTTTGTGCCAGCAGCAGCACTAACGCCGGATTTGTCAACGAAAGGAAACAGACCGGAATCTACAATTTCCTTCGCAGTAGAATAGGCTCGGGCTTGATCTCCACGATATAGATATATTCTTGCTAATATGCCTTTTGCTGCATAATAATTGAACTTATATCTTCTTTCTGTCGATCCGGTTAGAATAGGGTCCACCTTTTTTAATAGATCAGCAGACTGTAATAGATCTTGTAGTGCCAGTTCTGTGACCTCTGTCACTGTAGCGGGCACTTGTGAATATTGGTCAATGGCCACCCGGTAAGGGATTGCCTTGGCTTGAGGTGAGACAATGAAGGACGGTGCAAACATCCGCAATAGTTCAAAATGCAAAAAACCTCGCAGACCCAATGCTTCACCTTTAATCTCATTGTAGGCTTCGTCGGTCAGAACGCTTCTGTTTTGCTCGCAGAATTTTAGAATATTATTTAAACCGGCAATCCCGTTGTACGCTTTAGACCATACCTGTCCTGTATAGTCAATTACTTCAGCGGATTCATAATCATAGTTCCGACTTTTGACAAAAAGCCCATTTGAACCTGATGTATTATAATTCTGAGCTAATGCGGAGACAAATCCCATAGATAGATTGTCGCCATACAAATTGCGGCTTGCAAGGGTTGAATAAACACCGTTTAGTGTCTGACGAAATCCAATTTCTGAAGCAAACATCTCCTCTTCGGCT
The window above is part of the Sphingobacterium sp. ML3W genome. Proteins encoded here:
- a CDS encoding DUF4843 domain-containing protein; this encodes MRSLMLALILILVCFSCKKDEIMFFEGKDALSIYVGQYEADSTSYSFASRLPSVMRDTIFLKIRVQGAPAKTDRKFQLAADSGSTAVEGADYILPEIILPADSVRTLYPVILSRSAKLKEKTMLLNVAVKASDIFEKGAIGQEIKKTFSIARYKIKFNDYLSKPTYWDDIEWAVGEFSVTKLQFMFTVYGEDTVFGDLSTGEILNMRLRLRAAQKTYEAANGPLLDENGKQVIF
- a CDS encoding RagB/SusD family nutrient uptake outer membrane protein; this encodes MKSIHNYILFLAISLSLQSCKKYLDIAPKSSVAEEEMFASEIGFRQTLNGVYSTLASRNLYGDNLSMGFVSALAQNYNTSGSNGLFVKSRNYDYESAEVIDYTGQVWSKAYNGIAGLNNILKFCEQNRSVLTDEAYNEIKGEALGLRGFLHFELLRMFAPSFIVSPQAKAIPYRVAIDQYSQVPATVTEVTELALQDLLQSADLLKKVDPILTGSTERRYKFNYYAAKGILARIYLYRGDQARAYSTAKEIVDSGLFPFVDKSGVSAAAGTKDRLFKSELIFAVRNRNIQTWAYDQYFTFYGSFSDRLSRPEADFKTLYEVSTVGESDIRWLNLFEDSQGFKFPSKFWQTSSTSIDSLRLDHMLPVIRCSEMRYIIAETASSADEALGQLNQVRLARTVTALPLTAENLDRTFIQNEITKEYQKEMYAEGQLFYYYKRRNFTDIPFKPAGMTSFSTKNYLLPIPKDELEFNPNY